The genomic window gggctcctgccacccatatgaaatATTgggttggagttcttggctcctgacatcatcctggcccagccatgactgtcatggctatttggggggtgaggggtgaaccagcaggtggaaggcctctctctccctctctttctctctctctctcttttctctctctctctcttcttctctctctcccttcctacctccttccttccctatTCCTGTATGTCACTGcacctttcaaaaaagtaaatcttttgaaaaaagtcacAAGAATACCACAATCTTCCAGCATAATGAAGCACAAAACCTTGAAGAATGGAACATTCATTATCAAGGAACCGTACTATTTGGGCCAtttatgttttcagaaagaaatctgGTTTCTGATTTCTGACCTATGCCTAATTCTATCCCAGCCACTAGGACAGACTTGTTATCTTCACAAGTGGCAAATCTATAATGAAGATTTCAAATTAGCTCACCAAAATCTATATCTAAGTTATATCCAGAGACATGCCTTTAACACAAGATTAACTGCTTTTCCAAACTGGGCCTCTAGTGATGTTCCTGAGTACGAAGTAGGAGTTCGGTGCAAGACCTTCGCTGTTGCTTTGGCAAAATTTCCAACTAGCCTATTACTAATCCTCTGAGGGCTTCAGAAGCCAATGCCCCACCAAATCCTGTAGTTTGTGAGACTCTAATTAAACATTTCCCTAGAATCAAAGAGAGACTTAAATAAAAAGGGCCAGAGAGCGAGTCACAATAGCAGAGCTGTTTGAAGGCACAGATCTTGACCTCTCTTTCTAGGGAAACATAGATGAACTGGAGATGATGGTGCAAGCACCTGAGTCCCTGGTACCTACAGAACCTTGGCATTGTTCCCATCAATTTTAAATTGGATTGACTATGCCTCCAACATGTCTgggaaaacatttatattttgaagGACTTATTCTTTCATAAGATGCCAAAAAGGTGAGTAGAATTTAAGTCCTAGACCTATCAAACTTCAATAACTGAAACAGCTTATTTCTGAGTAAATCCATACTGACaataggaacaaaaaaaaaagttcaagtttGGGAGAGTTCCCTACAGAGACTGCAACTTCAATCTTCTTATCAATTCATGAAATTAATTCGTGGATGTCAGAAGCTGAAGAAATTTACGACTGGGTTGATCTAAAAATTGAGGAATCCACAATCAACTAGACCCAAGCCAGTCATAACTAACTTTTCTCAATCTTTAAGCAGATTAACTTAATTCAGCTTATTTATTCtcgtttattctttttaaagttagaTTCTATGGCTGTAAGTACATAggtatttctgaaaacaaatggaaTGAGGTGATACACCCGTAAAATAAACAATATCTATAATACTTCCAGTCCAGACACAGTTAAAAACTGAGTCATGTATTCAACGTTGTGATTGACAATTTCTGCTTCACTAAAGACACTGATTCTGTGGAtttctctttgtaataatttgaaGTTTTTCCTCTTTTAGTGACTTCTATGTTGTCACTTTGATGTCAGAAATTTGCAAATTAAATCTGTTTGGAGTGATTAACAACACAGTCATCACGTCCAGGAACGACTGATAGAAAGAAACCAACGCAGACACTGGGGTTtcctgaaaattaaagaaaattgttttctttagtCATTTCTGTTGAAGCAGAGAGATCGTGATGTTCTTCTGAATCCAGAATTCTTGTGTAAAAAATacatgtttgcattttttttttttttttttggacaggcagagtggacagtgagagagagagagaaaggtcttcctttgccgttggttcaccctccaatggccaccgcggcctgtgcgctgcagccggtgcactgcactgatccaaaggcaggagccaggtacttctcctggtctcccatggggtgcagggcccaaggacttgggccatcctccactgcactcccgggccacaacagagagctggcctggaagaggggcaaccgggacagaatccggcgccccgaccgggactagaacccggtgtgccggcgccgcaaggcagaggattagcctattgagcagtggcgccggcacatatttgcattttataagGAGCAGAGAAGAAATAAGtggaggaaaaagaataaaatagcatGCACTCCTTTGTAACAACACCACCTACTCATTTTGAATACACATGTCTAGATCacacaaaaataatatttgttttttttttgttttgtttttgttataaagatttatttatttatttgaaagtcagagttacacagagagagaagaggcagagagggagagagaggtcttccatctgctggttcactccccagatggccgcaaaggctggagctgtgccgatccgaagccaggagccacaggtcAGAAGCttggacttaagccatcttctactgctttcccaggccgtagcagagagctggatcggaagtggagcagccagaacttgaaccggcgctcatatggaatgccggcactgcaggcagcggatttacccactatgccacaacacctgcccccaaattAGTTTTTTTATACATTCAATATTTCCACCCTGAACAAGGGAAATTTCAAGTTTATCTCAGTTAACTGAATTTATGACAAATGGAAAGTTGTGTTACCTTAGTTGATCCTAATATCTGTATCCAGTCAACAGGAGACAGGATAACTTCATGACTCATTTTATTTCAGCTGTAGAAGTGAGAGAAGAAATACATTTAATCCAGAGAACAAGTCTAATGTATAAAGGATCAATTGCACAATTTACTTAAAAAATGTTATGGCTCTTCAGGGAAATTTGAACCACTTACATGTCTACTTACCAGatgtagaaagagaaaacaagacagaaattgatatGTTGTCTTAGATACAATATCCAGGGCTGTAGTGTGATTTATACTCAATgagtaattttaataataattaatggCATATTGAAGAAAATAACCCTATCTTCAGCTCTGTCTCTGCTGTGTTCATGTGTCAGAGAGGCATAGTAgatcacagcaaagagctggcttaGAGTCATGAAGGCGTGGCATTTTCTTGCTGATATTCATGTGACTCTACAAGAAGATGATTTTACCCTTAGAGATGTTCATGACAATAGACAAGAAGAATTTCAATATAATTGGTTTTCTAATTATAACAAATAAAGTCAATTGTGAGAACTTtagagctaaaaataaaatttggaaggCAACATTCATAATACTACCCTGGTGTCATTGTATTATTCAAAAGTATCATCATTATTCAGGCAATATATTAGGAGACCCTAATCTTtctctacacttgatcttagccaaaaggccgagaagcgatccgAAACTTTCTCTGTCATTTAGTACAACTACTAAAAAACAGTGGGAGTGAAAGTATGGCTCCATCAACCTCAAACATCAGGACTAAAGAGGTCATATTTTACTATTGTATTGAAAGTACCACCACTGAGGAATATTGTGATTTTTTAGACAGGCCATATTTGACAACCCAACCTAAACTGAGGGAAAGGATGAACAACGTAACAGAATTCATCCTGCTGGGCCTCACCCAAAATCCAGAACTGCAGAAattcctatttgctgtgttttcagTCACCTACTTgaccacattagcaggaaacctgcTCATCGCAGTCACCATCTTcgttagcccagccctgggctctcccATGTACTTTTTCCTGTCCTATCTGTCCATTATAGATGGTTTCTACTCTTCTTCCATAGCACCCAAAATGATCTTTGACTTGGTCTCTGAGAAGAGCACCATCTCCTTCAACGGATGCATGACTCAGGTATTTTTTGTGCATTTCTTTGCTGGAGCTGAGATCGTCGTGCTAATTGtcatggcctatgaccgctatgtggccatctgtaagCCCTTGTACTACACAAGAATCATGAACCAATCTATGTGTGAATTCCTGCTGGGGGTGGCTGGGATCATCGGATTTCTGCATGGAGGCATCCAGATTTTGTTCATAAGCCAGTTACCATTCTGTGGCCCCAACATCATGGACCATTTTGCATGTGATCTCATGCCTCTCCTGCAGCTGGCCTGCACTGACACGCACACTTTGGGACCCCTGATTGCTGCCAACAGTGGGTCTATGTGCCTGCTCAGTTTTTCTATGCTGGTAGCTTCCTATGTCATCATCCTGCACACTGTGAGGGCAGAGAGTTCTGCAGGGCGTCGCAAAGCTCTGTCTACCTGCTCCTCTCATATCACTGTTGTCATCTTATTCTTCGTACCTTGTTCATACCTGTACCTGAGACCCATGACCAACTTCCCCACTGACAAGGCTGTGACTGTGTTTTGCTCCTTAGTAACTCCTATGCTGAATCCTTTG from Oryctolagus cuniculus chromosome 1, mOryCun1.1, whole genome shotgun sequence includes these protein-coding regions:
- the LOC100349051 gene encoding olfactory receptor 4C45-like, whose translation is MNNVTEFILLGLTQNPELQKFLFAVFSVTYLTTLAGNLLIAVTIFVSPALGSPMYFFLSYLSIIDGFYSSSIAPKMIFDLVSEKSTISFNGCMTQVFFVHFFAGAEIVVLIVMAYDRYVAICKPLYYTRIMNQSMCEFLLGVAGIIGFLHGGIQILFISQLPFCGPNIMDHFACDLMPLLQLACTDTHTLGPLIAANSGSMCLLSFSMLVASYVIILHTVRAESSAGRRKALSTCSSHITVVILFFVPCSYLYLRPMTNFPTDKAVTVFCSLVTPMLNPLIYTLRNAEVKNVMKKLWGKQ